The following proteins are co-located in the Cryptomeria japonica unplaced genomic scaffold, Sugi_1.0 HiC_scaffold_822, whole genome shotgun sequence genome:
- the LOC131872852 gene encoding uncharacterized protein LOC131872852 produces the protein MTEAELAIEEKLRKKREEQEQIWQEYLDMREKQRTKEEDDLRKLKERQQRRKAQRAEQERLMQEMRRKQEETRQRELEERRRKEAEAKRKRLEDAEKKRLVMQEAIRRRDEEAKRNFIVPKRTADAAQSGPMIIGMRDVMKTKEQLADDKRIAMKYRLKPLNIGEGLRTAEIKKIVNDLWSNIMQLESDKYDLEEEQRRQEYHLKELMERQKQINKNKSLKMGLDIEDMSSNVPPKFPSGDPSAPRKDIYEPGAVIYEESDEEDTELVDKLRGYVEEAKQERRNSQQKQQDLLRRRSSQMSQSSQSSPAYRSQPQQQRRQQDDEEEEYEEEYEEEEYTDEEVEE, from the exons ATGACTGAAGCTGAATTGGCCATCGAAGAGAAGTTGCGTAAGAAGCGTGAAGAACAAGAGCAGATATGGCAAGAGTATCTGGACATGCGCGAGAAGCAGCGCACGAAAGAAGAGGATGATCTAAGGAAGTTAAAAGAGCGCCAG CAACGGCGCAAGGCGCAACGCGCCGAGCAGGAGCGTTTGATGCAAGAGATGCGTCGCAAACAGGAAGAGACTCGTCAGCGCGAACTCGAAGAGAGGCGCCGTAAGGAGGCTGAGGCCAAACGAAAGCGACTTGAGGACGCTGAAAAGAAACGACTTGTCATGCAAGAGGCCATCAGGCGACGTGATGAGGAGGCAAAGCGTAACTTTATTGTTCCAAAACGAACCGCAGACGCCGCCCAATCTGGTCCAATGATAATTGGAATGCGCGATG TGATGAAAACTAAGGAACAGTTGGCGGACGATAAGAGGATCGCCATGAAGTATCGGCTAAAGCCATTGAATATTGGAGAGGGCTTAAGAACGGCCGAAATAAAGAAGATTGTCAATGATTTGTGGTCCAACATAATGCAGCTTGAGAGTGATAAATATGATTTGGAAGAGGAACAACGCCGTCAAGAGTACCATTTAAAGGAATTGATGGAAAGACAAAAGCAAATTAATAAAAACAAGTCCCTGAAAATGGGTCTTGACATTGAGGATATGTCTAGCAATGTGCCGCCAAAG TTCCCAAGTGGGGACCCATCGGCACCTCGAAAGGATATTTACGAGCCAGGTGCGGTTATATATGAGGAAAGCGATGAAGAAGATACTGAGTTGGTAGACAAGCTTCGCGGTTATGTTGAGGAGGCCAAACAAGAGAGAAGAAACTCCCAACAAAAACAACAAGATTTGTTGAGAAGGCGAAGCAGCCAGATGTCACAGTCGTCACAGTCTTCACCGGCTTACCGAAGTCAGCCACAACAACAGCGCAGACAGCAAGACGATGAAGAGGAAGAATATGAGGAAGAGTATGAGGAGGAAGAGTACACGGATGAAGAGGTAGAAGAGTAG